ACAGGGATCGActtcaatttgtttcttttttcagaAAGTTGGTATCGCTTCTTCTTCGTTATCTATTGGAAATTCTATTCGTACGATGCACTCTGCAACACCTAAACTACACAAACGCAGCTAAGAATTGCATTGGTCATTATTGGAGTATAACCCACAGTAGATAAATTTCTTATGTTCTGAAACTAAAATCTTCGACAGACTTATCTCGCCATTTCTGGCACTCTTTGCCTTGTTCACCTGCAGCTGGCTATCTTGTGTACCATACCTGTCATGTGAAGAGCACTGGAGATGCCAATCAACCTTCTCGCTACGTCAAGAACCAAGCGTACTTCAATGGTATGACGTCATAAAATCACTTACACCTATTTATCACGTGAGGAAATTTTGCGTGTGATACCATGCAGTGATAACTTCATGTAGAATGTACCAATGAGGGTCTTCGCACTTCGACTGGGGAGTCCCACTTCGACATGAAAAGTTTGGTAAAAGCGTCGCTTTTTGGGGTCCGTTTTTTAACTCTTTTCAACGCAATCGCTTACTTCGGGACCTCTTAGATGACGGGTGACCCTATGCGACCGCTTTCTACACTCACAGTTCGATTCGACACCGTATGTAAGTAAACATTGATAAGAGTTGAAAATGACATCATTAATGGTGGATAGAAGAACAGGGTTGTTCACTTCATACTGatgagaatattttttataaagtaataactatttttttaaaaatattaatcttaTTTTACACGTTTCCTAATAATGTGAGGCTGTTGATGATAAAAAAAGGTTATTCTGGCAGTACAATTATCCCGCTGGTAAATTTCTGAAAATAACTGAAAACCCTTCACAACTGATAAGGACGTTAGACAAAGTGGAATATCCACCGAACAGGACTGGGTTGCTTTTACTTCAAGTTAGTTGTTGGTACAGGTGTGAAGGTGAAGGTGTGCTACGACAGTAGAGTTGTCGTTGAAACGATGAGCTCTTTACCGGTTGAGCACTCAACTGCCGATTATTCAGACGGTACCCGGGCGTGAGTAATCTCGTGTTGAAATACGTTGCTTAGCAATTGAATTTACTTATCGCTTAATACAGGACCAATTCGATAGTGGAACGCGGTCAAGCACAACCTGCGCATAATTCGCAAAATGTGTACGAAACATACGAGGAGGAGTATGATACCAGTAATCCACGCCGTGGTATAGCCATCATCTTACACCATGAGCAATTTGAACTGATGGATAGACGGGAAGGAAGCCGCAGAGATCGCGATACCGCCATCACGGTCCTAACTAACATGCAGTTCGATGTCCGCGTGTACGACGATCTGCGCTATGGGGAGCTGCACAGGGTACTGGAACAACTGGCCGGCGAGGATCATTCCGGTAGTGACTGTTTGCTGGTAATGATCATGACGCATGGGGATGATGACGTGCTGTATGCCTACGACCGCGGGTATTCAGTCGACGTGCTGTTTGAGCAGTTTATGGGTGATGCATGCCCGACGCTACTCGGCAAGCCAAAGCTGTTCTTCGTACAGGCCTGCCGTGGGACGGAGTTTGATAAGGGAGTGAAGTTGGGTTGTGCCGATCTCGATACGGATAACTTAACGGCCCACAAATATGTTATACCGACAACGGCCGATTTGTTGGTGATGTACTCATCCTACAAGGGGCATGTTTCGTGGAGAAACACTTTAGGAGGTTCTTGGTTTATTCAGGCGCTGTGCGCCGAGCTGGAAATCAGCTGGCGACACATggagctgctgcagctgctgacAGCCGTCTCACGCAGGGTTGCTTATGATTATCAATCAAACGTTCCGCAGAGAGAAACGATGGATGCGATGAAACAAATGCCTTCCGTTGTGTCGATGCTAACGAAGCTTGTTTATTTCCCTGTGAAGAAAGAGTTGCAATAAAGCTTCTACGGACATAATTATCAACACTACGTTTAGGTATTCTGCCCCTCATGCTTAAGAGTTCCGTAACTTTACTTGTATTAGATCTGATCTCGGATGTGTTGAGTAAGGTTATCTCATGCAGAGTCGCATATTTCAGACACACTCAAACTAACTTAGACTTAACACtgatgaaacatttaatttgatGTCACTAAAACACCTACGACGCATGCTTTTCAAaaaggtttttatttcctaGGAAAATATACAATTCTCGTAAGCATCGAAACAATGCAAGGCATTTGTTTTCTGCTGTTCAAAACCTCATCGCCGGGTACGACGGATTGAAATTCGAACGCTACTTTGCGCGAAACCGCGGTCAATAGTTGCAGCAGTTGTTTGGTGTTGCCGTGCGTGCGTAGCTCATCGCAAAGTGCCCGAATAAACCAAGACCCCTGGTGAGTGTTGCGCCACGAGTAATGCCCTTTGTAGGTGGAGTACATCACCAGCAAATCGGCCATCGATGGAATGGCATACTGGATCGACTTCGCTCTACCCGGTCGTACGGTCGGTTGCGGCAATTCTCTTGCCGTGCCTGATGCAACCGTGCGTGCCGCTTGTTGGATGGACTGATTCAGACGAACGCCTTTATCCACGTTATCTCCGCGGCACGCTTGTATGAAGAACAGCTTCGGTTTGCCGAGCAGAGTGGGACACGCCCTGCCGATGAAATTTTCCCACAAACGATCAACGCGAAAAGTGCGATCTTTCGCATGCAAAACATTATCCTGACCGTGtgtcatcatcaccaccagcaaacaGTCGCGGTGCTTGTGATTCTCCTCTGCCAGCCCGTTCAGCACTTCCATTATTTCTTGCACCATTAAGTCCTTATGCACACGCACCTCAAACTGTAGCTCGCTCAGCACTTGCTGCATGTTGTCACAGTCCACGTCGGTGCCTTGGCGTTGGTTTTGGTGAAAAAAATTCTTCTGATTGAAAATCACTGCTACTCCTCGCTGTTCGTGCCGCATATCGTAATGCGCATCGTCGACAATCTCAACGCCATGCACTA
This Anopheles marshallii chromosome 3, idAnoMarsDA_429_01, whole genome shotgun sequence DNA region includes the following protein-coding sequences:
- the LOC128715996 gene encoding caspase-like, with the protein product MSSLPVEHSTADYSDGTRATNSIVERGQAQPAHNSQNVYETYEEEYDTSNPRRGIAIILHHEQFELMDRREGSRRDRDTAITVLTNMQFDVRVYDDLRYGELHRVLEQLAGEDHSGSDCLLVMIMTHGDDDVLYAYDRGYSVDVLFEQFMGDACPTLLGKPKLFFVQACRGTEFDKGVKLGCADLDTDNLTAHKYVIPTTADLLVMYSSYKGHVSWRNTLGGSWFIQALCAELEISWRHMELLQLLTAVSRRVAYDYQSNVPQRETMDAMKQMPSVVSMLTKLVYFPVKKELQ
- the LOC128713137 gene encoding caspase-1-like, whose product is MNVLESGESDDVDNNSRILAQASCVSDIFCSSVVHGVEIVDDAHYDMRHEQRGVAVIFNQKNFFHQNQRQGTDVDCDNMQQVLSELQFEVRVHKDLMVQEIMEVLNGLAEENHKHRDCLLVVMMTHGQDNVLHAKDRTFRVDRLWENFIGRACPTLLGKPKLFFIQACRGDNVDKGVRLNQSIQQAARTVASGTARELPQPTVRPGRAKSIQYAIPSMADLLVMYSTYKGHYSWRNTHQGSWFIRALCDELRTHGNTKQLLQLLTAVSRKVAFEFQSVVPGDEVLNSRKQMPCIVSMLTRIVYFPRK